One genomic window of [Clostridium] scindens ATCC 35704 includes the following:
- a CDS encoding C40 family peptidase has translation MRRIKSALLVTVLTCGLVVTPVFAEPSVDDLKKDKEAAQSEVDSLQSKLTDLLSKISQLEGDLISKGQEITQAEEDLAAAQEKEEEQYEAMKLRIKFMYEEGDTSVLETLVSAKDFSDLVNKAEYVQNVHSYDRKMLEEYVATKQQVQDLKSTLETEMDNLENMQAEFESDKENLDATLASKQDELGSLDEQLQAAAEKAAEEQRRQEEAQQANNNNNSSNNNNSNKKPSGGGGGGSNPSYEGQGNTAVAQKIVQAAYSQLGVPYVWGGTQPGVGLDCSGLVQYCHAVAGISLPHYSESQYAGGRKVSSPEPGDICWKPGHVGIYIGGGMMIEAQQTGTNIMISPVRAQGYARYW, from the coding sequence ATGAGAAGAATTAAGAGTGCTTTGTTGGTCACGGTACTGACATGTGGATTGGTTGTAACACCGGTTTTTGCAGAACCGTCGGTTGATGATTTAAAGAAAGACAAGGAAGCAGCACAGAGCGAAGTTGATTCCTTACAAAGCAAATTGACGGATTTGTTATCCAAGATCAGCCAGCTTGAGGGAGACCTGATTTCAAAAGGCCAGGAGATTACCCAGGCGGAAGAAGACTTGGCCGCGGCTCAGGAAAAAGAAGAAGAGCAGTATGAAGCCATGAAGCTTCGCATAAAGTTCATGTATGAAGAAGGCGATACCAGTGTTCTTGAGACATTGGTATCTGCAAAGGATTTCTCCGATTTGGTCAACAAGGCCGAGTATGTGCAGAATGTTCATTCCTATGACAGAAAGATGCTGGAGGAGTATGTTGCAACCAAGCAGCAGGTTCAGGATCTGAAGTCTACTCTGGAGACGGAAATGGACAATCTGGAGAATATGCAGGCAGAATTTGAAAGCGATAAAGAGAACCTGGACGCGACGCTTGCAAGCAAGCAGGATGAGTTAGGCAGCCTTGACGAACAGCTGCAGGCGGCAGCCGAGAAAGCGGCCGAAGAGCAGAGACGTCAGGAAGAAGCGCAGCAGGCGAACAATAATAACAATAGCAGCAACAACAATAATAGCAACAAGAAGCCGAGCGGCGGCGGAGGCGGCGGAAGCAATCCTTCCTATGAAGGACAGGGAAATACTGCTGTAGCACAGAAGATCGTGCAGGCGGCGTACAGCCAGCTTGGCGTGCCATATGTATGGGGCGGGACGCAGCCGGGAGTAGGATTAGACTGTTCCGGACTTGTGCAGTACTGCCATGCGGTTGCGGGAATCTCACTGCCGCATTATTCTGAGTCACAGTATGCCGGAGGAAGAAAAGTGTCCAGTCCGGAACCGGGAGATATCTGCTGGAAGCCGGGCCATGTAGGCATCTATATCGGCGGTGGAATGATGATTGAAGCGCAGCAGACGGGCACCAATATCATGATAAGCCCGGTGAGAGCGCAAGGCTATGCAAGATACTGGTAA